One Salvia splendens isolate huo1 chromosome 12, SspV2, whole genome shotgun sequence genomic window carries:
- the LOC121759753 gene encoding protein GRAVITROPIC IN THE LIGHT 1-like isoform X2 translates to MEPARPRSRIAKTFSRVISLKSSSKNRSNNPGFCLFLPQEKLRCCESHQFEKEDAEEAMEECKTRAAMEAFVAKLFATISTAKAAYAELQLAQFPYNGDAIQCADQAVVDQLKALSELKYSYIKKQIDSSPPHVTLMLAEIQEQQSLMKTYEITMKKMRAEIESKEARIASLQQSLRESVESNKSLEKKMNASGSFSVLDGVRFSDVSPRDFILVLHYALRSVRGFVKLLIREMESANWDIDAAADAIQHDVVFRNRDHKAFAFESFVCREIFSGFNDAGFAVQGGESSVRGETPRQRRDFFFDQFRVLRSLVHPKMEFSFSGNLNQRKMVNSGEFPETEFFKAFAEMGRRVWLLHSLSFSFDRRVSLFQVSRNSKFSEVYMESVMDEAFAAADGCVRVAFTVVPGFKVGQTVVQSQVYLFPTDSPAKS, encoded by the exons ATGGAACCAGCACGGCCCCGCAGCAGAATCGCCAAAACGTTTTCAAGAGTAATCAGTCTCAAATCGAGCTCCAAAAACCGCTCCAACAACCCAGGCTTCTGCCTCTTCCTCCCTCAGGAGAAGCTCCGATGCTGCGAGTCGCATCAATTCGAGAAGGAAGACGCAGAGGAAGCCATGGAGGAGTGCAAAACCCGCGCCGCCATGGAAGCCTTCGTCGCGAAGCTCTTCGCCACCATCTCCACCGCCAAAGCCGCCTACGCCGAGCTCCAATTGGCGCAGTTCCCCTACAACGGCGACGCGATCCAGTGCGCCGATCAAGCCGTCGTCGACCAGCTCAAGGCGCTCTCCGAGCTCAAGTACAGCTACATCAAAAAACAGATCGACTCGTCGCCGCCGCACGTGACGCTGATGCTGGCGGAGATCCAGGAGCAGCAGTCGCTGATGAAGACGTACGAGATCACGATGAAGAAAATGAGAGCCGAGATCGAGAGCAAGGAGGCGCGAATCGCGTCGCTGCAGCAGAGCCTTCGAGAATCAGTCGAGAGCAACAAATCGCTCGAGAAGAAGATGAACGCCAGCGGATCCTTCTCCGTTCTCGACGGCGTTCGATTCTCCGACGTCAGCCCTCGAGATTTCATTCTAGTTTTACACTACGCGTTGAGATCTGTGCGCGGATTCGTCAAGCTATTGATTCGCGAAATGGAGTCGGCAAATTGGGACATCGACGCCGCGGCGGATGCGATCCAGCACGACGTCGTTTTTAGAAACAGAGATCATAAAGCGTTCGCGTTTGAATCGTTTGTTTGCAGAGAGATCTTCTCCGGTTTCAACGATGCCGGATTCGCCGTCCAAGGCGGCGAATCCTCCGTTCGCGGAGAGACGCCACGTCAGCGCCGCGATTTCTTCTTCGATCAATTTAGGGTTTTGCGATCG CTGGTGCATCCGAAAATGGAATTCTCATTCTCCGGCAACCTGAACCAGAGGAAAATGGTGAATTCCGGCGAGTTTCCGGAAACGGAATTCTTCAAGGCGTTTGCGGAGATGGGGAggagggtttggctgctgcATAGCTTGTCGTTCTCGTTTGATCGGCGAGTCAGTTTATTTCAAGTGAGTCGGAATTCCAAATTCTCCGAAGTGTACATGGAAAGCGTGATGGATGAGGCTTTCGCCGCCGCAGACGGCTGCGTCAGGGTCGCGTTCACGGTCGTTCCTGGATTTAAGGTCGGGCAGACGGTGGTGCAGAGCCAGGTGTATCTCTTCCCGACAGACTCTCCGGCAAAGAGCTAG
- the LOC121759753 gene encoding protein GRAVITROPIC IN THE LIGHT 1-like isoform X1: protein MEPARPRSRIAKTFSRVISLKSSSKNRSNNPGFCLFLPQEKLRCCESHQFEKEDAEEAMEECKTRAAMEAFVAKLFATISTAKAAYAELQLAQFPYNGDAIQCADQAVVDQLKALSELKYSYIKKQIDSSPPHVTLMLAEIQEQQSLMKTYEITMKKMRAEIESKEARIASLQQSLRESVESNKSLEKKMNASGSFSVLDGVRFSDVSPRDFILVLHYALRSVRGFVKLLIREMESANWDIDAAADAIQHDVVFRNRDHKAFAFESFVCREIFSGFNDAGFAVQGGESSVRGETPRQRRDFFFDQFRVLRSASAINFLKQNPNSFFGKFLKSKYLQLVHPKMEFSFSGNLNQRKMVNSGEFPETEFFKAFAEMGRRVWLLHSLSFSFDRRVSLFQVSRNSKFSEVYMESVMDEAFAAADGCVRVAFTVVPGFKVGQTVVQSQVYLFPTDSPAKS, encoded by the coding sequence ATGGAACCAGCACGGCCCCGCAGCAGAATCGCCAAAACGTTTTCAAGAGTAATCAGTCTCAAATCGAGCTCCAAAAACCGCTCCAACAACCCAGGCTTCTGCCTCTTCCTCCCTCAGGAGAAGCTCCGATGCTGCGAGTCGCATCAATTCGAGAAGGAAGACGCAGAGGAAGCCATGGAGGAGTGCAAAACCCGCGCCGCCATGGAAGCCTTCGTCGCGAAGCTCTTCGCCACCATCTCCACCGCCAAAGCCGCCTACGCCGAGCTCCAATTGGCGCAGTTCCCCTACAACGGCGACGCGATCCAGTGCGCCGATCAAGCCGTCGTCGACCAGCTCAAGGCGCTCTCCGAGCTCAAGTACAGCTACATCAAAAAACAGATCGACTCGTCGCCGCCGCACGTGACGCTGATGCTGGCGGAGATCCAGGAGCAGCAGTCGCTGATGAAGACGTACGAGATCACGATGAAGAAAATGAGAGCCGAGATCGAGAGCAAGGAGGCGCGAATCGCGTCGCTGCAGCAGAGCCTTCGAGAATCAGTCGAGAGCAACAAATCGCTCGAGAAGAAGATGAACGCCAGCGGATCCTTCTCCGTTCTCGACGGCGTTCGATTCTCCGACGTCAGCCCTCGAGATTTCATTCTAGTTTTACACTACGCGTTGAGATCTGTGCGCGGATTCGTCAAGCTATTGATTCGCGAAATGGAGTCGGCAAATTGGGACATCGACGCCGCGGCGGATGCGATCCAGCACGACGTCGTTTTTAGAAACAGAGATCATAAAGCGTTCGCGTTTGAATCGTTTGTTTGCAGAGAGATCTTCTCCGGTTTCAACGATGCCGGATTCGCCGTCCAAGGCGGCGAATCCTCCGTTCGCGGAGAGACGCCACGTCAGCGCCGCGATTTCTTCTTCGATCAATTTAGGGTTTTGCGATCGGCGAGTGCGATCAATTTCTTGAAGCAAAACCCTAATTCGTTTTTCGGAAAATTCTTAAAATCGAAATACCTTCAGCTGGTGCATCCGAAAATGGAATTCTCATTCTCCGGCAACCTGAACCAGAGGAAAATGGTGAATTCCGGCGAGTTTCCGGAAACGGAATTCTTCAAGGCGTTTGCGGAGATGGGGAggagggtttggctgctgcATAGCTTGTCGTTCTCGTTTGATCGGCGAGTCAGTTTATTTCAAGTGAGTCGGAATTCCAAATTCTCCGAAGTGTACATGGAAAGCGTGATGGATGAGGCTTTCGCCGCCGCAGACGGCTGCGTCAGGGTCGCGTTCACGGTCGTTCCTGGATTTAAGGTCGGGCAGACGGTGGTGCAGAGCCAGGTGTATCTCTTCCCGACAGACTCTCCGGCAAAGAGCTAG
- the LOC121759032 gene encoding protein transport protein Sec61 subunit alpha-like: MGGGFRVLHLVKPFLSFLPEVQTADRKIPFREKVIYTVISLFIFLVCSQLPLYGIHSTTGGDPFYWMRAILASSRGTVMELGITPIVTSGLVMQLLAGSKIIEVDNNVREDRALLNGAQKLLGILIAVGEAVAYVLSGMYGSVGQLGVGNAILIILQLCFAGIIVICLDELLQKGYGLGSGISLFIATNICESIIWKAFSPTTINSGRGAEFEGAVIALFHLLITRTDKVRALREAFYRQNLPNVTNLLATVLIFLIVIYFQGFRVVLPVRSKNARGQQGSYPIKLFYTSNMPIILQSALVSNLYFISQLLYKKYGGNFLVNLLGTWKDSGYTGQSIPVGGLAYYVTAPSSLADVAANPFHALFYIVFMLSACALFSKTWIEVSGSSARDVAKQLKEQQMVMPGHRDSNLQKELNRYIPTAAAFGGMCIGALTVLADFMGAIGSGTGILLAVTIIYQYFETFEKEKASELGFFGF; encoded by the exons ATGGGAGGAGGATTTAGGGTGTTGCATCTTGTGAAGCCATTCCTTTCGTTTCTGCCCGAAGTTCAAACCGCGGACAGGAAGATTCCGTTTAGAGAGAAAGTTATatacaccgtgatatctctttTCATATTCTTGGTATGCAGCCAGCTTCCTCTGTATGGCATACACTCCACTACTGGAGGTGATCCTTTCTACTGGATGCGTGCTATTCTTGCATCGAGCCGTGGAACTGTCATGGAGTTGGGTATCACACCCATTGTCACATCTGGACTAGTGATGCAACTCCTGGCTGGGTCGAAAATCATTGAAGTTGACAACAATGTCCGCGAAGACCGGGCGCTATT GAATGGTGCTCAGAAGCTTCTTGGTATCTTGATTGCCGTTGGCGAGGCTGTTGCTTATGTTCTCTCGGGAATGTATGGAAGTGTTGGCCAGCTTGGAGTGGGGAATGCTATTCTGATTATTCTGCAACTGTGCTTTGCTGGTATTATTGTGATTTGCTTAGATGAGCTGCTTCAAAAGGGTTATGGTCTTGGTTCTGGGATTTCCTTGTTCATTGCTACCAATATCTG TGAAAGTATTATCTGGAAAGCTTTCAGCCCTACAACTATCAACAGTGGCAGAGGTGCTGAGTTTGAAGGGGCTGTCATTGCATTGTTCCATTTGCTTATAACTAGAACAGACAAAGTTCGTGCACTTCGAGAGGCATTTTACAGGCAGAATCTTCCAAATGTGACCAATCTTCTTGCTACCGTTCTGATCTTCCTCATCGTGATATATTTCCAAGGCTTTAGAGTGGTGTTGCCTGTGAGATCTAAAAATGCCCGTGGACAACAAGGCTCTTACCCAATTAAGCTTTTCTATACCTCCAACATGCCCATTATTCTTCAGTCTGCCCTTGTGTCCAATCTTTACTTCATTTCTCAG TTGCTATACAAGAAATATGGTGGAAATTTCTTGGTCAACTtgttgggcacatggaaggattcTGGATATACAGGCCAATCGATTCCAGTTGGTGGCCTTGCTTACTATGTCACTGCTCCATCAAG CTTAGCAGATGTGGCAGCAAATCCTTTCCACGCGCTTTTCTATATAGTATTCATGCTATCTGCGTGTGCCCTGTTCTCAAAGACCTGGATTGAAGTTTCCGGATCCTCTGCCAGAGATGTCGCTAAGCAGCTAAAG GAGCAACAAATGGTTATGCCTGGACACAGGGACTCAAATTTACAGAAGGAACTTAACCGCTATATCCCAACTGCTGCAGCGTTTGGAGGAATGTGCATTGGTGCATTGACTGTGTTGGCAGATTTCATGGGTGCCATCGGTTCAGGAACTGGAATCCTTCTTGCAGTGACGATCATCTATCAATATTTCGAGACCTTTGAGAAGGAGAAAGCAAGTGAGCTTGGTTTCTTTGGCTTTTAA